The following proteins are co-located in the Thermus thermophilus HB8 genome:
- a CDS encoding response regulator transcription factor, with amino-acid sequence MKVLLVDDDPAILEVLGAFLRGAGFEVLEAEDGEKALELFPQADLVILDLMLPKVGGLEVARLIRQERPELPLLILTAKGEEEDRVLGLELGADDYVVKPFSPREVVARVKALLRRAGLREELVYGPLRLLPTRREAYLAGKPLPLSRLEFDLLLTLAQHPGVVFSRERLLERVWGPGFPGVDRVVDVHIAALRKKLGDDPENPRFIETVRGVGYRFKDPDAPLP; translated from the coding sequence ATGAAGGTCCTTTTGGTGGACGACGACCCGGCCATCCTCGAGGTCCTCGGGGCCTTTCTGAGGGGGGCCGGGTTTGAGGTCTTGGAGGCGGAGGACGGGGAAAAGGCCTTGGAACTCTTTCCCCAGGCCGATCTGGTCATCCTGGACCTGATGCTCCCCAAGGTGGGAGGCCTCGAGGTGGCCCGCCTCATCCGCCAGGAGCGCCCCGAGCTTCCCCTCCTCATCCTCACCGCCAAGGGGGAGGAGGAGGACCGGGTTCTGGGCCTGGAGCTTGGGGCGGACGATTACGTGGTCAAGCCCTTCAGCCCCAGGGAGGTGGTGGCCCGGGTCAAGGCCCTGTTGCGCCGGGCCGGGCTAAGGGAGGAGCTCGTCTACGGTCCCTTGCGCCTCCTCCCCACCCGGCGGGAGGCCTACCTGGCGGGAAAGCCCCTCCCCCTCTCCCGGCTGGAGTTTGACCTCCTCTTAACCCTCGCCCAGCACCCGGGGGTGGTTTTCAGCCGGGAGAGGCTTTTGGAAAGGGTCTGGGGGCCCGGCTTCCCCGGGGTGGACCGGGTGGTGGACGTCCACATCGCCGCCCTTCGGAAGAAGCTCGGGGACGATCCGGAAAACCCCCGCTTCATTGAAACGGTGCGGGGCGTGGGTTACCGCTTCAAGGACCCGGATGCGCCTCTTCCTTAA
- a CDS encoding sensor histidine kinase, whose translation MRLFLKLFLSHLLVALLALLLLLLLAEAFAPAFYRGHVERMLHALSMMGGGMMGEALRRDLEEGLRSTLTAALLAALPLAALGALLTASFASLRLARTARLLAEGSRRMAEGEYGVRLPLLERDELGELALHFNRLAEALEKVEKTRAELIGTVAHELRTPLAALQGYAEGLIDGVLSKEKAAEGILREVKAMRRLVEDLSLVSRVEAKAVEIRPRPLDPKGLLEEALARFQSAFQAKGVALSLEAQDPLPQVWADEERVLQVLANLLTNALRHTPQGGEVRLRAFRQGEAVAFQVADTGPGIPEEHLPHIFERFYRVDKARSRKEGGSGVGLTVAKGLVEAMGGRIFVESRVGEGTTFTFTLPLYTGLTLKG comes from the coding sequence ATGCGCCTCTTCCTTAAACTCTTCCTGAGCCACCTCCTGGTGGCCCTCCTCGCCCTTTTGCTCCTCCTGCTGCTGGCGGAGGCCTTCGCCCCCGCCTTCTACCGGGGGCACGTGGAGCGCATGCTCCACGCCCTCTCCATGATGGGGGGCGGCATGATGGGCGAGGCCCTGAGGCGGGACCTGGAGGAGGGGCTTCGCTCCACCCTCACCGCCGCCCTTCTCGCCGCTTTACCCCTCGCCGCCCTGGGCGCCCTCCTCACCGCCTCCTTCGCCAGCCTGCGCCTCGCCAGGACCGCAAGGCTCCTCGCCGAGGGGAGCCGCCGGATGGCCGAGGGGGAGTACGGGGTCCGCCTTCCCCTTTTGGAGCGGGACGAGCTCGGGGAGCTCGCCCTCCACTTCAACCGCCTGGCCGAGGCCCTGGAGAAGGTGGAGAAGACCCGGGCCGAGCTCATCGGCACCGTGGCCCACGAGCTCAGAACCCCCCTGGCCGCCCTCCAAGGGTACGCGGAGGGGCTTATAGACGGGGTCCTTTCCAAGGAGAAGGCCGCGGAGGGGATTCTGCGGGAGGTGAAGGCCATGCGCCGCCTGGTGGAGGACCTTTCCTTGGTCTCCCGGGTGGAGGCGAAGGCGGTGGAGATCCGTCCCAGGCCCCTGGACCCCAAGGGCCTCCTCGAGGAGGCCCTGGCCCGCTTCCAAAGCGCCTTCCAGGCCAAGGGGGTGGCGCTTTCCCTGGAGGCCCAAGACCCCCTTCCCCAGGTGTGGGCCGACGAGGAAAGGGTCCTCCAGGTGCTGGCCAACCTCCTCACCAACGCCCTCCGCCACACCCCGCAAGGCGGCGAGGTGCGCCTTAGGGCCTTCCGCCAGGGGGAGGCCGTGGCCTTCCAAGTGGCGGACACCGGCCCCGGCATCCCCGAGGAGCACCTGCCCCACATCTTTGAGCGCTTCTACCGGGTGGACAAGGCACGTAGCCGCAAGGAGGGAGGAAGCGGGGTGGGGCTCACCGTCGCCAAGGGCCTGGTGGAGGCCATGGGGGGGAGGATCTTTGTGGAAAGCCGGGTGGGCGAGGGAACAACCTTCACCTTCACCCTCCCCCTTTACACGGGCTTAACGCTCAAGGGTTAG
- a CDS encoding CueP family metal-binding protein — MTPEAFFFEFPDGRKAQVALGDRFLVAVAPYRQRTHPCQVHYFSSCTGELREETFSVRVLEEGKEVLKAQVRTGKDGFFELWLPRNRRYTLEVRQGDWVAQGALTTFAQSPTCLTELRLSRR, encoded by the coding sequence GTGACCCCTGAAGCCTTCTTCTTTGAGTTCCCCGACGGCCGCAAAGCCCAGGTGGCCTTGGGGGACCGGTTCTTGGTGGCCGTGGCCCCCTACCGCCAAAGGACCCACCCCTGCCAGGTCCACTACTTCTCCAGCTGCACGGGGGAGCTTCGGGAGGAAACCTTTTCGGTGCGGGTTCTGGAGGAAGGTAAGGAGGTGCTAAAAGCCCAGGTGCGCACCGGCAAGGACGGCTTCTTTGAGCTTTGGCTTCCCCGGAACCGCCGCTATACCCTCGAGGTCCGCCAGGGGGACTGGGTGGCCCAAGGTGCCCTCACCACCTTCGCCCAAAGCCCCACCTGCCTCACGGAGCTAAGGCTTTCCCGGAGGTGA
- a CDS encoding WD40/YVTN/BNR-like repeat-containing protein: MRRLLTLWVLGLGALAQVPVGQVATRDVHALLWLPDGRLLFGHHDGLQVSEDEGRTWRDLVRKTGFDAMALVLEGDRLLAAGHWVLSESRDGGKTWRSLRPRGLPALDLHGYAASGGLHFALEATHGYFVSEDGGKTFKSTAPKGLPKAGMAAMVFQGKTLYVAPMGQGLYQSSDGGRTFTQVPTPEREIYALATGAGTLYLGGKTGLWQRTPAGWKRLWQGAVLALAAHPQEAGRLVFIDGQGRVWKLP, from the coding sequence ATGCGGCGCCTCCTCACCCTCTGGGTTTTGGGACTGGGCGCCCTGGCCCAGGTTCCCGTGGGCCAGGTGGCCACCCGGGACGTCCACGCCCTCCTCTGGCTTCCCGACGGCCGCCTCCTCTTCGGCCACCACGACGGCCTCCAGGTCTCCGAGGACGAAGGCCGGACCTGGCGGGACCTGGTGCGCAAAACGGGCTTTGACGCCATGGCCCTCGTTCTGGAGGGGGACCGCCTCCTCGCCGCCGGACACTGGGTGCTTTCGGAAAGCCGAGACGGGGGCAAAACCTGGCGGAGCCTCCGCCCCAGGGGGCTTCCCGCCCTGGACCTCCACGGCTACGCCGCCTCAGGGGGCCTCCACTTCGCCCTCGAGGCCACCCACGGCTACTTCGTAAGCGAAGACGGCGGGAAAACCTTCAAGTCCACCGCCCCTAAAGGGCTTCCCAAGGCGGGCATGGCGGCCATGGTCTTCCAGGGGAAGACCCTTTACGTGGCCCCCATGGGCCAGGGCCTCTACCAAAGCTCCGACGGCGGCCGGACCTTCACCCAGGTGCCGACCCCAGAGCGGGAGATCTACGCCCTCGCGACAGGGGCGGGGACCCTTTATCTGGGAGGGAAGACGGGCCTCTGGCAGAGGACCCCGGCGGGCTGGAAAAGGCTCTGGCAGGGCGCGGTCCTGGCCCTCGCCGCCCATCCCCAGGAGGCGGGAAGGCTCGTCTTCATAGATGGCCAGGGACGGGTGTGGAAGCTCCCATGA
- a CDS encoding urease accessory protein UreH domain-containing protein, whose amino-acid sequence MRARGLLPWLALAGLLSLLLLLGPWLAPLAGALYGLASRPFALLAEPLDGLRRNLALPEAGALLLGLLGALAPCQLSTNAAALAWLARPSPGRFWSRLGAFLVGKALVYSLLGALALLGLTASGEALAWIRKALGPLMLLLGLHLLGLLRLPAPTWGLGRIGDWAEHQGGPLGSFALGVAFGLAFCPTLFWLFFGLLLPSAATSPLGFLFPALFALGTGVPVLLLLALFRRGYDRGSTLRGFKRLGKVSGQLAGGLFLMAGLYDTVVYWFL is encoded by the coding sequence ATGAGGGCACGGGGCCTTCTTCCCTGGCTAGCCCTGGCGGGGCTTTTGAGCCTCCTTCTCCTGCTGGGCCCCTGGCTTGCCCCGCTGGCAGGGGCCCTCTACGGTCTCGCCTCTCGGCCCTTTGCCCTCCTCGCCGAGCCCCTGGATGGGCTCAGGCGCAACCTCGCCCTCCCTGAAGCGGGGGCGCTTCTCCTCGGGCTTCTGGGAGCGCTTGCCCCCTGCCAGCTATCCACCAACGCCGCGGCCCTAGCCTGGCTCGCCCGGCCCAGCCCGGGAAGGTTTTGGAGCCGGTTGGGGGCCTTCCTCGTGGGCAAGGCCTTGGTCTACTCCCTTCTTGGGGCCTTGGCCCTCTTGGGCCTCACCGCCTCCGGGGAGGCCCTAGCCTGGATACGGAAAGCCCTTGGGCCCCTCATGCTCCTTTTGGGCCTTCACCTCCTGGGCCTCCTTCGCCTTCCCGCCCCCACATGGGGCCTCGGCAGGATAGGGGATTGGGCGGAGCACCAAGGCGGCCCCCTGGGCTCCTTCGCCTTGGGCGTGGCCTTCGGCCTGGCCTTCTGCCCCACGCTCTTTTGGCTTTTCTTCGGCCTCCTGCTCCCAAGCGCCGCCACAAGCCCCTTGGGCTTTCTCTTCCCCGCCCTCTTCGCCCTGGGCACGGGGGTTCCGGTCCTCCTCCTCCTCGCCCTTTTCCGGCGGGGGTACGACCGGGGGTCCACCCTTAGGGGTTTCAAAAGGCTAGGAAAGGTGAGCGGGCAGCTAGCGGGCGGGCTCTTCCTTATGGCCGGGCTTTACGACACGGTGGTCTACTGGTTCCTTTAG
- a CDS encoding TlpA family protein disulfide reductase, with protein sequence MRFGIVLALLVLVAGLFLFGLRRDPSLLPSVLAEKRKPAPDFTLPILPPYRKAWGETLRLSRLFGRPIVLNFWASWCPPCRREAPMLEAYWRRYQDQVLFIGVNFQDTEEAALAFIREFGLSFPSVADPRGRVGIDYGVYGLPETFFIDPEGRVQARHVGELKPKDLEGYLRTLLP encoded by the coding sequence ATGCGCTTCGGGATCGTCCTTGCCCTCTTGGTTTTGGTGGCCGGGCTCTTCCTTTTCGGATTGCGCCGGGATCCCTCCCTCCTCCCCTCGGTGCTGGCGGAAAAGCGCAAGCCCGCCCCCGACTTCACGCTTCCGATCCTTCCCCCCTACCGCAAAGCTTGGGGAGAAACGCTCCGGCTTTCCCGGCTCTTCGGCCGGCCTATCGTCCTTAACTTCTGGGCCAGCTGGTGCCCCCCCTGCCGCCGGGAGGCTCCGATGCTGGAAGCCTATTGGCGACGGTACCAGGACCAGGTGCTCTTCATTGGCGTAAACTTCCAGGACACTGAGGAAGCCGCCCTGGCCTTCATCCGGGAGTTTGGCCTGAGTTTTCCCAGCGTGGCCGATCCCAGGGGCCGGGTGGGGATTGACTATGGGGTCTACGGCCTTCCCGAAACCTTTTTCATAGACCCGGAGGGCCGCGTCCAGGCCCGTCACGTGGGGGAGCTTAAGCCCAAGGACCTTGAAGGCTACCTCCGGACCCTCCTTCCTTGA
- a CDS encoding class I SAM-dependent methyltransferase: MLWRKRLFAHLYPGLSARHEALVAERKRALFREALRRARPERVLEIGPGPGTNLAHLPEGVAYLALEPNPFFHPRLREEARKRGLALTLLPGRAEAIPLPGGSVDLVVATLVLCSVADPEKAIEEVHRVLRPGGAYLFLEHVAAPKRTPLRFLQEVATPFFAFFGDGCHPNRETLALIQARFPRVEAEAFPLPLPVVAPHVAGLAFKEGGSGGSLQGPWA, translated from the coding sequence GTGCTTTGGCGAAAACGTCTTTTTGCCCACCTTTACCCCGGCCTTTCCGCCCGGCACGAGGCGTTGGTGGCGGAAAGGAAGCGGGCCCTTTTTCGGGAGGCCCTTAGGCGGGCGCGGCCGGAAAGGGTTCTGGAGATCGGTCCCGGGCCCGGAACCAATCTGGCCCACCTGCCCGAGGGGGTGGCGTACCTGGCCCTCGAGCCCAACCCTTTCTTCCACCCCCGCCTAAGGGAGGAGGCGAGGAAGCGGGGCCTCGCCCTTACCCTGCTCCCCGGGCGGGCCGAGGCCATTCCCCTCCCCGGGGGAAGCGTGGACCTGGTGGTGGCCACCCTGGTCCTCTGCTCCGTGGCGGACCCCGAAAAGGCCATAGAAGAGGTCCACCGGGTCTTGCGGCCGGGCGGGGCCTACCTCTTCCTGGAGCACGTGGCGGCCCCCAAGCGGACCCCCCTGCGCTTCCTCCAGGAGGTGGCCACACCCTTCTTCGCCTTCTTCGGGGACGGGTGCCACCCGAACCGCGAGACCCTCGCCCTAATCCAGGCCCGCTTTCCCCGGGTGGAGGCGGAAGCCTTTCCCCTCCCCCTTCCCGTGGTGGCCCCTCACGTGGCGGGGCTCGCCTTCAAGGAAGGAGGGTCCGGAGGTAGCCTTCAAGGTCCTTGGGCTTAA
- a CDS encoding SHOCT domain-containing protein: protein MMGWGGMGGFGGFFGLFNMLLFLALLAFLVYLGFRALERWEGRKGKDEALEALRLRYAKGELAEETFKKLKRELEGGEA, encoded by the coding sequence ATGATGGGTTGGGGTGGAATGGGCGGCTTCGGAGGCTTCTTCGGGCTTTTCAACATGCTCCTCTTCCTGGCCCTTTTGGCCTTCCTGGTCTACCTGGGCTTCAGGGCCCTGGAGCGGTGGGAGGGCCGCAAGGGAAAGGACGAGGCCTTGGAAGCCCTTAGGCTCCGCTACGCTAAAGGAGAGCTGGCCGAGGAGACCTTTAAAAAGCTCAAGAGGGAGCTGGAAGGAGGGGAGGCATGA
- a CDS encoding DUF302 domain-containing protein: protein MTGMRKTLKATLAEARAQVEAALKEEGFGILTEIDVAATLKAKLGLEKPPYLILGACNPNLAARALEALPEIGLLLPCNVVLREAEEGVEVLIQDPKEMFRVLPEATQRALAPVAEEARTRLSRALSRL from the coding sequence ATGACCGGGATGCGCAAGACCTTAAAGGCCACCCTCGCCGAAGCGCGCGCCCAGGTGGAGGCCGCCCTAAAAGAGGAAGGCTTCGGGATCCTGACCGAGATTGACGTGGCCGCCACCCTAAAGGCCAAACTCGGCCTGGAAAAGCCCCCCTACCTGATCCTCGGGGCCTGCAACCCGAACCTGGCGGCGCGGGCCCTCGAGGCCCTTCCGGAGATCGGCCTCCTCCTCCCCTGCAACGTGGTGCTCCGGGAGGCCGAGGAGGGGGTGGAGGTCCTAATCCAGGACCCCAAGGAGATGTTCCGGGTCCTCCCCGAGGCCACCCAAAGGGCCCTCGCCCCCGTGGCCGAGGAGGCCCGCACCAGGCTCTCCCGGGCCCTTTCCCGGCTCTGA